The Paramisgurnus dabryanus chromosome 3, PD_genome_1.1, whole genome shotgun sequence genome includes a window with the following:
- the LOC141281921 gene encoding uncharacterized protein, producing MRGGTDGSKSGTLTKERFLERAVGKCPEVEIYIGGVAVRCLLDTGSNVSTLTESFFKEHLHGEDTDIHCTTKWLKITAANRLPLPYLGYVELDIQVMGLTVPGCGFLVIRDHDDVETDTAPPGILGMNIAQRCKQLILAEFDNALEGTLDNDWRAAFSRVQEATLGEANRMVRVAGTCKSYVPAASVATIQARIPRELMGNRDIGLFEPGNTPLPGGLILVPTLVSPGSRVFPVQVVNLSPEDVWLPSKLKLGVLTQGHHIDSSSCEVKFQRISADHEEVIVSQRSMTGVEPGLQCPLEKVQIGGTPTQQAELKALLIEYLDVFAVCDDDLGYTENVTHEIPVSDDVPVSQPYRRIPPNQLEEVKEHISGLLKRGVIRESSSSYASPVVLVRKADGNLRLCVDYRKLNSKTRRDAFPLPRIDESLDALSKA from the coding sequence ATGAGGGGTGGCACTGATGGCTCAAAGAGTGGCACGCTGACTAAAGAGCGGTTCCTAGAGCGTGCAGTGGGCAAATGCCCAGAAGTAGAAATTTACATTGGGGGGGTAGCTGTCAGGTGCCTTTTGGACACTGGTAGTAATGTAAGCACTTTAACTGAGAGTTTCTTTAAAGAGCATCTTCATGGGGAAGATACAGACATACATTGTACCACCAAGTGGTTAAAAATCACTGCTGCTAATAGGTTGCCACTTCCTTACCTTGGGTATGTTGAACTTGATATCCAAGTAATGGGGTTGACTGTACCTGGGTGTGGGTTTTTGGTGATACGTGACCACGATGATGTGGAGACTGACACAGCACCTCCAGGCATACTCGGCATGAATATAGCACAACGCTGTAAACAACTGATTTTGGCTGAATTTGATAATGCCTTGGAGGGTACCTTGGATAATGACTGGAGGGCTGCTTTTAGCAGAGTGCAGGAAGCTACCTTAGGGGAGGCAAACCGTATGGTTCGAGTGGCAGGTACATGTAAGTCCTATGTGCCCGCAGCCTCGGTGGCAACAATTCAAGCTAGAATACCGAGAGAACTGATGGGAAACAGGGACATAGGTTTGTTTGAGCCAGGAAATACGCCATTGCCGGGTGGCCTGATCTTGGTTCCTACCTTAGTGTCGCCTGGCAGTCGTGTATTCCCTGTGCAGGTAGTAAACTTGTCACCAGAGGATGTGTGGTTACCATCTAAACTAAAACTCGGGGTACTTACCCAGGGTCATCACATTGACAGTAGCTCCTGTGAGGTTAAGTTCCAGCGGATCTCTGCTGATCATGAGGAGGTTATAGTTAGCCAGAGGTCAATGACAGGGGTTGAGCCTGGCTTGCAGTGTCCTCTAGAGAAAGTGCAGATAGGCGGTACCCCCACACAACAGGCAGAGCTAAAGGCACTTCTGATAGAATATCTGGATGTGTTCGCAGTATGCGATGATGATCTTGGCTATACTGAGAATGTCACACATGAGATTCCTGTAAGTGATGATGTTCCTGTCTCGCAGCCTTACCGAAGAATACCACCGAACCAATTGGAAGAGGTAAAAGAGCACATCTCAGGACTTCTAAAAAGGGGTGTCATCCGAGAAAGCTCCAGTTCGTATGCCTCCCCGGTGGTATTGGTTCGTAAGGCTGACGGGAATCTGCGATTATGCGTCGATTACAGGAAATTAAACTCCAAAACTAGACGCGACGCGTTTCCGTTGCCGCGGATAGATGAGAGTTTAGATGCTTTAAGTAAAGCTTAG